The following coding sequences lie in one Myxococcales bacterium genomic window:
- a CDS encoding type 2 isopentenyl-diphosphate Delta-isomerase produces MYSRRPRNEKELQLDICINEDVSPWQTSGFDRYYFVHEALPELDRDRVDVSTVFLGRRLRAPLMIAPMTGGHDTAAKINRHLAQAAQSLGLPISVGSQKVAIEDPSLAPTFHVRDVAPDVLLFANIGAVQLNYGYDLDHLKRVVEMIGADALCLHLNPLQEALKENGNVNFAGLADKIARVARGLSVPVFVREVCNGISPRTAKLLLDAGVACIDVGGAGGTSWMIVEGLMAKDENRRLIAESFQNFGIPTAQSIVHVREVSAEIPLIATGGIRSGKDIAKSLALGADLAAVAAPLLKAALVGPEKVERVLLRLIEELEILLFCLGKPDLAALKSDPNILHQYITLAPQQR; encoded by the coding sequence ATGTACTCTCGCCGTCCGCGCAACGAAAAGGAACTGCAACTCGATATCTGCATCAACGAGGACGTCAGCCCCTGGCAGACCAGCGGCTTCGATCGCTACTACTTCGTTCACGAGGCGCTGCCCGAACTGGACCGCGACCGGGTGGACGTTTCCACGGTGTTTCTCGGCCGGCGCCTGCGCGCGCCGCTGATGATCGCGCCGATGACCGGCGGCCACGACACCGCCGCCAAGATCAACCGCCACCTGGCGCAGGCGGCGCAGTCGCTGGGCCTGCCGATCAGCGTCGGCAGCCAGAAGGTGGCGATCGAGGATCCTTCGCTGGCGCCGACTTTTCACGTTCGCGACGTCGCGCCGGACGTACTTTTGTTCGCCAACATCGGCGCGGTGCAACTGAATTACGGTTACGACCTCGACCACCTGAAGCGGGTGGTCGAGATGATCGGCGCCGACGCCCTGTGCCTGCATCTCAACCCATTGCAGGAAGCGTTGAAGGAAAACGGCAACGTCAATTTCGCGGGTCTGGCCGATAAAATCGCCCGGGTCGCGCGCGGGCTGTCGGTGCCGGTCTTCGTGCGCGAGGTCTGCAACGGCATCAGTCCCCGCACCGCTAAATTGCTGCTGGACGCCGGCGTGGCGTGCATCGACGTCGGCGGCGCCGGCGGCACGAGTTGGATGATCGTCGAGGGGCTGATGGCCAAGGACGAAAACCGGCGGCTGATCGCCGAGAGCTTCCAGAACTTCGGCATCCCGACCGCGCAATCCATCGTCCACGTCCGCGAGGTCAGCGCCGAGATCCCGCTGATCGCCACCGGCGGCATCCGCTCGGGCAAGGACATCGCCAAGAGCCTGGCGTTGGGCGCCGACCTCGCCGCCGTGGCCGCGCCGTTGCTCAAAGCCGCGCTGGTCGGCCCGGAAAAAGTCGAACGCGTGCTGTTGCGGCTGATCGAGGAACTCGAGATCCTGCTCTTCTGCCTCGGCAAGCCGGATTTGGCGGCGCTCAAGAGCGATCCGAACATTCTGCACCAGTACATTACCTTGGCGCCGCAGCAGCGGTAA
- a CDS encoding UTP--glucose-1-phosphate uridylyltransferase, with amino-acid sequence MLKVKKAVIPVAGLGTRFLPASKVVAKELFPIVDRPSIHYIVEEAWRSGIKEIVFITASGKGAIEDYFDIDVGLELFLEKKGDIERLQMVRDIGRAVQVHSVRQKIALGLGHAILSAKNFIGDEPFAVLLGDDLVDAEIPCIAQMMKMADKHDAPVIAAYRVPADKVERYGIIDPDPKPLAAGLWKVKAMVEKPKKDAPSNMAIIGRYILPPGIFGILEKVQAGVGGEIQLTDALIQLNRTNQILAYEFDGIRYDAGDIYGFLEANLCLAMKRPELEGRLKDLMRHLLEKE; translated from the coding sequence GTGTTGAAAGTCAAAAAAGCCGTTATTCCGGTTGCGGGATTGGGGACGCGGTTTTTACCGGCCAGCAAGGTGGTCGCCAAGGAATTGTTTCCGATCGTCGATCGGCCCAGCATACATTACATCGTCGAGGAAGCCTGGCGCTCGGGCATCAAGGAAATCGTGTTCATCACGGCCAGCGGCAAGGGTGCGATTGAGGATTATTTCGACATCGATGTCGGCTTGGAGCTGTTTCTCGAAAAGAAGGGCGATATCGAGCGTTTGCAAATGGTGCGCGATATCGGCCGCGCGGTGCAGGTGCACTCGGTCCGGCAAAAAATCGCGCTCGGCTTGGGCCACGCGATCCTGTCGGCCAAGAATTTCATCGGCGACGAACCCTTCGCGGTGCTGCTCGGCGACGACCTCGTCGATGCGGAGATCCCCTGCATCGCCCAGATGATGAAGATGGCCGACAAGCACGACGCGCCGGTGATTGCCGCCTATCGCGTGCCCGCCGACAAGGTCGAGCGCTACGGCATCATCGACCCCGATCCCAAGCCGCTTGCCGCCGGATTGTGGAAAGTCAAAGCCATGGTGGAGAAACCGAAAAAGGACGCGCCCTCCAACATGGCCATTATCGGCCGCTACATTCTGCCGCCCGGCATTTTCGGCATTCTGGAAAAAGTCCAGGCGGGCGTCGGTGGCGAAATCCAACTGACCGACGCGCTGATCCAACTGAACCGCACGAATCAAATTCTCGCCTACGAGTTCGACGGCATCCGGTACGACGCCGGCGACATTTACGGTTTCCTCGAAGCCAACCTGTGTCTGGCCATGAAACGGCCCGAACTGGAAGGCAGGCTCAAGGACCTGATGCGGCACCTCTTGGAAAAGGAATGA
- a CDS encoding DHA2 family efflux MFS transporter permease subunit, with product MTTDASGRGPEIEKQTHPAVILAVIGVGTFLSAMANSTVSLALPSISAELHVQLSSVSWIMLSYLLTTAVLLMPAGRAGDLWTHRTTYLVGFLIFFVGSLGTGLADALWLLVAGRIVQGIGGSLLLAAGPALLTTSFPAAKRGQALGMVSTATYVGLTLGPPLGGWLIALGGWRWVFFLNLPISLFLMVLGWRFLPRLRLDRKRPFDLAGTAALLFGLPFALLALVEGDKWGWTSPWIVGSGLLGLAVLTVFVLIERRHTTPVLDFSLFKSRIFSGAVLSALGNYISLFIPLILLPFCLTEGLGGSTATAGMLLMAQPAMMALSATPAGWFSDRIGTRPLAMGGLLVLSVGLLGLSTIGAGTPHWAAAVWMGVVGLGTGVFVSPNSSALMGSAPRDRQGVASGVMALARTLGMTIGIALATAIFEAAGGTTGHPWNEADFLAQRHAFWVAAAVSFASVIVAGWGNRKKA from the coding sequence ATGACCACCGACGCTTCCGGACGCGGGCCGGAGATTGAAAAACAAACGCACCCCGCGGTGATCCTCGCGGTCATCGGCGTCGGCACGTTCCTTTCCGCCATGGCCAACTCGACGGTCTCGCTGGCCTTGCCGTCGATTTCCGCCGAATTGCACGTGCAACTCAGCAGCGTCAGTTGGATCATGCTGTCGTATCTGCTGACCACGGCCGTGCTGCTGATGCCGGCGGGCCGGGCGGGCGACCTCTGGACCCATCGGACGACGTACCTCGTCGGTTTCTTGATTTTCTTCGTCGGTTCGCTCGGCACCGGGCTGGCCGACGCGTTGTGGTTGCTGGTGGCGGGGCGGATCGTCCAGGGCATCGGCGGCTCGCTGCTGCTCGCCGCCGGGCCGGCGCTGTTGACGACTTCGTTCCCGGCGGCCAAACGCGGCCAGGCACTGGGTATGGTTTCCACCGCGACCTACGTCGGCCTGACCCTCGGCCCGCCGCTCGGCGGCTGGCTGATCGCGCTGGGAGGCTGGCGCTGGGTGTTTTTCCTCAATCTGCCGATTTCATTGTTTCTCATGGTGCTCGGCTGGCGGTTTTTACCGCGGTTGCGGCTCGATCGGAAACGCCCGTTCGACCTGGCGGGGACGGCGGCGCTGCTCTTCGGTTTGCCGTTCGCCCTGCTGGCGCTGGTCGAGGGCGACAAATGGGGCTGGACTTCGCCGTGGATCGTCGGCAGCGGATTGCTCGGCTTGGCGGTGTTGACGGTTTTCGTGCTGATCGAGCGGCGGCACACCACGCCCGTGCTCGATTTCTCCCTTTTCAAGTCGCGGATTTTCAGCGGCGCGGTGTTGTCGGCGCTGGGCAACTACATTTCGCTGTTCATTCCGCTGATCCTGCTGCCGTTTTGCCTGACCGAGGGCCTGGGCGGCTCGACCGCCACCGCCGGGATGCTGCTGATGGCGCAGCCGGCGATGATGGCACTCTCGGCCACGCCGGCGGGTTGGTTCTCCGATCGCATCGGGACGCGGCCGCTGGCGATGGGCGGTTTGCTGGTGCTGTCAGTCGGGCTGCTCGGCCTGTCGACCATCGGCGCCGGTACGCCGCACTGGGCCGCCGCGGTCTGGATGGGCGTCGTCGGTTTGGGGACGGGCGTTTTCGTGTCGCCCAATTCGAGCGCGTTGATGGGTTCAGCGCCGCGCGATCGGCAGGGCGTGGCGTCGGGCGTCATGGCGTTGGCCCGCACGCTCGGGATGACCATCGGCATCGCCCTGGCCACCGCCATCTTCGAGGCCGCCGGCGGCACCACCGGCCACCCCTGGAACGAGGCCGATTTCCTCGCCCAGCGCCACGCCTTCTGGGTCGCCGCCGCCGTCTCCTTCGCGTCGGTCATCGTCGCGGGTTGGGGGAATAGGAAAAAGGCTTGA
- the priA gene encoding primosomal protein N' — protein MTRKTPEPGGIADVAVGLPVPGTFHYSIPPRLRQRAAIGVRVQVPFGKRKIVTGFIVDLPVSSSRDELRELVDIPDPEPVFHAGQLPFYRFIAEYYFAPLGDVLRTALPAGLFKGTHPVLAITATGAKMLEGPLLEPLDRRILEALAGGEELTVAALGKRLNQDVNREAQRLVRWDFLEQRFRLAPLTARRKYETVWRLAPGQAPADAGAMLSHRAPKRESILAFLAAHGDWATLDQIRQNAADPRSSLNLLVSAGIVEATDREVYRSVGNGLTELAAGEVELTGEQQEAVKRVTADLRRRHYRPYCLYGVTGSGKTEVYLQLAKACLDLGRAVIVLVPEISLTPQFLGRFVKRLGPVVAPYHSGLSDGERYDQWRRMQKGEARVVVGARSALFAPFDQVGLIVVDEEHEHSFKQEDGVMYQARDLALKLGTLRQCPVVLGSATPSLETYAAARAGRYQLLELTNRPTGAPMPRVEIVDMRQEMADRRKRKKKDPAAEEEKAKDKPGRKQTSEGRVVSLALAQAIQETLAAKEQAILFLNRRGYSTYAFCLECGTVLQCPLCDISLTYHEKARELRCHYCDHAEPPPATCPNCAGVNLFYGGMGTERLEEEIAKLAPEARIARLDRDTVRGKNDLERILSGFARGEADLLVGTQMVAKGHDFPRVTLVGVVDADAALVLPDFRSAERAFALLSQVAGRAGRADLAGRVLIQTFQPDHYAIRAAVRHDFPGFFQEEAPRRQRLHYPPFSRLAVLKIVAPNPKIGVEACRLAMRAARTITDPADVPGAATLGPAPSLLHRVQGKYRWNLLIKAEKPSGLHLLCSRLTVILEKERFPAGTFRLDIDPVTVI, from the coding sequence ATGACCAGAAAAACGCCCGAACCGGGCGGGATCGCCGACGTCGCCGTCGGGCTGCCGGTTCCCGGAACCTTTCACTACTCGATCCCCCCGCGGTTGCGCCAACGCGCCGCAATCGGCGTGCGCGTACAGGTGCCGTTCGGCAAACGCAAGATCGTCACCGGGTTCATCGTCGATCTGCCGGTGTCGTCGTCGCGCGACGAGCTGCGGGAACTCGTCGACATTCCGGACCCCGAGCCCGTTTTCCACGCGGGCCAACTGCCCTTTTACCGCTTCATCGCCGAATACTATTTCGCTCCCCTGGGCGACGTGCTGCGCACCGCGCTGCCCGCCGGATTGTTCAAAGGAACACATCCGGTGCTCGCCATCACCGCCACCGGGGCCAAGATGCTCGAAGGACCGCTGCTGGAGCCTCTGGATCGCCGGATTCTCGAAGCCCTGGCCGGCGGCGAGGAACTGACCGTCGCGGCGCTCGGCAAACGGCTGAACCAGGACGTGAACCGCGAGGCGCAACGCCTGGTGCGCTGGGATTTTCTGGAGCAGCGGTTCCGGCTGGCGCCGCTGACGGCGCGGCGCAAATACGAGACCGTCTGGCGGCTGGCCCCCGGGCAAGCGCCGGCCGACGCGGGCGCTATGCTGTCGCACCGCGCGCCCAAGCGCGAATCGATTCTGGCTTTCCTGGCCGCGCACGGGGACTGGGCGACGCTCGACCAGATTCGCCAAAACGCCGCCGATCCGCGATCGTCCTTGAACCTGCTGGTTTCAGCGGGGATCGTCGAAGCGACCGATCGCGAGGTCTATCGGTCGGTCGGTAACGGCCTGACCGAACTGGCGGCGGGCGAGGTCGAATTGACCGGCGAACAGCAGGAGGCCGTCAAGCGCGTGACGGCCGATCTCCGCCGCCGGCACTACCGGCCGTATTGCCTGTACGGCGTCACCGGTTCGGGTAAGACGGAAGTATACCTGCAACTAGCCAAAGCCTGCCTGGATCTGGGCCGCGCGGTCATCGTGCTGGTGCCGGAAATCTCGTTGACGCCGCAATTCCTGGGCCGCTTCGTCAAGCGGCTTGGGCCGGTCGTGGCGCCTTATCACTCCGGGCTGTCGGACGGGGAGCGTTACGATCAGTGGCGGCGAATGCAGAAGGGCGAGGCGCGGGTGGTCGTCGGGGCGCGCAGCGCGTTGTTCGCGCCGTTCGATCAGGTGGGGCTGATCGTGGTGGACGAGGAGCACGAACACAGCTTCAAGCAGGAAGACGGCGTCATGTACCAGGCGCGCGATCTGGCGCTGAAGCTCGGCACGCTGCGCCAATGCCCGGTCGTGCTGGGTTCGGCGACCCCCAGCCTGGAAACCTACGCCGCGGCGCGCGCCGGGCGTTACCAATTGCTCGAATTGACCAACCGCCCGACCGGCGCGCCGATGCCTCGGGTGGAAATCGTCGACATGCGGCAGGAAATGGCCGATCGACGCAAACGCAAAAAGAAGGACCCGGCGGCCGAGGAGGAAAAGGCGAAGGACAAGCCCGGGCGCAAACAGACCAGCGAAGGCCGCGTCGTCTCGCTGGCTCTGGCCCAGGCGATCCAGGAAACCCTGGCCGCCAAGGAACAGGCGATTCTCTTCCTGAACCGGCGCGGCTATTCCACCTACGCCTTTTGCCTCGAATGCGGCACGGTGCTGCAGTGCCCGCTGTGCGACATTTCACTGACCTATCACGAGAAGGCCCGCGAGTTGCGCTGCCACTATTGCGATCACGCCGAGCCGCCGCCGGCCACCTGCCCGAACTGCGCCGGCGTCAACCTTTTTTACGGCGGCATGGGCACCGAACGGCTCGAGGAGGAGATCGCCAAGCTCGCGCCCGAAGCGCGGATCGCCCGCCTGGACCGCGATACGGTCCGGGGGAAAAACGATCTGGAGCGTATCCTGAGCGGCTTCGCGCGCGGCGAGGCGGATCTTCTGGTCGGCACGCAAATGGTCGCCAAGGGGCACGACTTTCCGCGAGTGACGCTGGTCGGGGTGGTCGACGCCGACGCCGCGCTGGTGCTGCCCGATTTTCGTTCGGCCGAGCGGGCGTTCGCACTGCTCAGCCAGGTCGCCGGCCGGGCGGGGCGGGCGGATTTGGCGGGTCGGGTGCTGATCCAGACGTTCCAGCCCGATCATTACGCCATCCGCGCCGCGGTCCGCCACGACTTTCCGGGCTTTTTTCAGGAAGAAGCGCCGCGCCGCCAGCGCCTCCATTACCCGCCGTTTTCCCGGCTGGCGGTGCTAAAAATCGTGGCGCCCAATCCGAAAATCGGCGTCGAAGCCTGCCGCCTGGCGATGCGGGCCGCCCGGACGATCACCGATCCCGCCGACGTACCCGGCGCGGCGACGCTCGGACCGGCGCCCTCGCTGCTGCACCGGGTGCAAGGCAAGTACCGCTGGAATCTGCTGATCAAAGCCGAAAAACCGTCCGGCTTGCACCTGCTCTGCTCCCGCCTGACGGTCATTCTGGAGAAAGAGCGTTTTCCCGCCGGCACCTTCCGCCTCGACATCGACCCGGTGACGGTGATCTAA
- the ablA gene encoding lysine 2,3-aminomutase, producing the protein MTKKKRDKFWAKVPKKDWTDWKWQMRNRITTVEQLRAVFPEIGDQEAGEIELVLQVFRMAITPYYASLIDIRNPFCPIRQQAIPTIAELDQVPEDLEDPLDEDRDVIAPHLTWRYPDRVLMLLTEVCNMYCRHCTRRRKVGEVDAAFDQEILEQQFEAIEKYPEIRDVVLSGGDPLTLSDAKLEAILKRLRQIPHLEIIRIGTRSPVVNPFRINHDLLKMLRKYHPLYINTHFNHYQELTPEAVASCVRLADAGIPLGNQSVLLRGVNDCPCVMKKLVHGLLQTRVRPYYIYQCDLSKGISNFRTSVGKGIEIIESLRGHTSGLAVPTYVIDCPAGGGKVPLMPNYVVSRSDDRVILRNFEGKITAYKQPTRSESVHGHDPACDETKYHSKFGPARLFQENHLAIEPIFRDLDER; encoded by the coding sequence ATGACCAAGAAAAAGCGGGACAAGTTCTGGGCCAAGGTGCCCAAAAAGGATTGGACCGACTGGAAGTGGCAGATGCGCAACCGCATCACCACCGTCGAGCAACTGCGCGCCGTGTTTCCCGAGATCGGCGACCAGGAGGCCGGCGAAATCGAGCTGGTGCTGCAGGTTTTTCGCATGGCGATCACGCCCTATTACGCGAGCCTGATCGACATCCGCAACCCGTTCTGCCCGATCCGCCAGCAGGCGATCCCGACCATCGCCGAGCTTGACCAGGTGCCCGAGGATCTCGAGGACCCGCTCGACGAGGATCGCGACGTCATCGCCCCGCACCTGACCTGGCGCTATCCCGACCGCGTGCTGATGCTGTTGACCGAGGTCTGCAACATGTACTGCCGCCACTGCACGCGCCGCCGCAAGGTCGGCGAGGTGGACGCGGCGTTCGATCAGGAAATTCTCGAGCAACAATTCGAGGCGATCGAGAAATACCCCGAAATCCGCGACGTGGTGCTCAGCGGCGGCGATCCGCTGACCCTGAGCGACGCCAAGCTCGAGGCGATCCTCAAGCGCCTGCGGCAGATCCCGCACCTCGAAATCATCCGCATCGGCACGCGCTCGCCGGTCGTCAATCCGTTCCGGATCAACCACGACCTGCTCAAGATGTTGCGCAAGTATCACCCGCTCTATATCAACACGCACTTCAACCATTACCAGGAACTGACGCCCGAGGCAGTCGCCTCCTGCGTGCGGCTGGCCGACGCGGGCATCCCGCTCGGCAACCAGTCGGTGCTGCTGCGCGGCGTCAACGACTGCCCGTGCGTGATGAAAAAGCTCGTCCACGGGCTGCTCCAGACCCGGGTGCGCCCGTACTACATTTATCAATGCGACCTGTCCAAGGGCATCAGCAACTTCCGCACCAGCGTCGGCAAGGGCATCGAGATCATCGAATCGCTGCGCGGCCACACCTCGGGTCTCGCGGTGCCGACCTACGTCATCGACTGCCCGGCCGGCGGCGGCAAAGTGCCGCTGATGCCCAATTATGTGGTCAGCCGCAGCGACGACCGGGTGATTCTGCGCAACTTCGAGGGCAAGATCACGGCCTACAAGCAGCCGACGCGCAGCGAATCGGTCCACGGGCACGACCCGGCCTGCGACGAAACCAAATATCACAGCAAGTTCGGGCCGGCCCGGCTGTTCCAGGAAAACCACCTGGCCATCGAGCCGATCTTCCGCGACCTCGACGAGCGGTGA
- a CDS encoding L-erythro-3,5-diaminohexanoate dehydrogenase — protein MQKKGNRYGTHRVIEPQGVLPQAAKRIDNDLSEIYDNEILCDVITLNVDSASFKTILDHAAGREEKIKEIMLGIVAERGKHQNPWTGSGGMFIGRVNRIGDALRGKIDLQPGDKIASLVSLSLTPLRIDEFVKIHQENDQVDIRGQAILFESAIWAKLPPDLDEKLALAVLDVAGAPAQTARLVKPGDTVLVIGANGKSGLLCCYEARKRAGVTGKVIGTVRRADAIPVVRESGFVDEIVVAAADRPLEMLAAVEQVTGGALADVVINCVSRENCEMGAILPCKENGIVYFFSMATSFTKAALGAEGIGKDVSMIIGNGYAKGHAAITLNLLRESEYIRRVYTERYVK, from the coding sequence GTGCAGAAAAAAGGCAACCGCTACGGCACCCATCGCGTCATCGAACCCCAGGGCGTGCTACCGCAGGCCGCCAAGCGTATCGACAACGACCTGTCGGAGATTTACGACAACGAAATCCTCTGCGACGTGATCACGCTCAACGTCGATTCGGCCAGCTTTAAAACCATTCTCGACCACGCCGCGGGCCGGGAAGAGAAGATCAAGGAAATCATGCTGGGCATCGTCGCCGAACGCGGCAAGCACCAGAACCCCTGGACCGGTTCGGGCGGCATGTTCATCGGCCGCGTCAATCGGATCGGCGACGCGCTCCGCGGCAAGATCGACCTGCAGCCGGGCGACAAGATCGCCAGCCTCGTCAGCCTGAGCCTGACTCCGCTACGCATCGACGAATTCGTCAAGATTCATCAGGAAAACGACCAGGTCGACATCCGCGGTCAGGCAATCCTCTTTGAAAGCGCCATCTGGGCCAAACTGCCGCCCGACCTCGACGAAAAACTCGCCCTGGCGGTGCTCGACGTGGCCGGCGCCCCCGCGCAGACCGCGCGGCTGGTCAAACCGGGCGACACGGTGCTGGTGATCGGCGCCAACGGCAAAAGCGGCCTGCTCTGCTGCTACGAAGCCCGCAAGCGGGCCGGCGTCACCGGCAAGGTGATCGGCACGGTGCGTCGCGCCGACGCCATCCCCGTGGTCCGGGAATCCGGCTTCGTCGACGAAATCGTCGTCGCCGCCGCCGACCGGCCGCTGGAAATGCTGGCCGCGGTCGAGCAGGTGACCGGCGGCGCGCTGGCCGACGTGGTCATCAACTGCGTCAGCCGGGAAAATTGCGAAATGGGCGCGATCCTGCCTTGCAAAGAAAACGGCATCGTGTACTTTTTCTCCATGGCGACCAGCTTCACCAAGGCCGCCCTCGGGGCCGAGGGCATCGGCAAGGACGTGTCGATGATCATCGGCAACGGCTACGCCAAGGGGCACGCCGCGATCACCTTGAACCTGTTGCGCGAGTCGGAATATATTCGCCGCGTTTACACCGAGCGTTACGTTAAATAG
- a CDS encoding DUF4412 domain-containing protein, with protein sequence MRMKYIVPLLVMGWVLAAVWSLAADSFANLSLYREEEIVTTQYPGEKQTTTVTRSWIKGVKMRTDTGDGVEISLIRPDQDKVYNINLQRKMYAESPLSVYRKAAKLSLAMLGNDPTYQWTGRQKKIGSWNCREVVVADETAPNGERMKTVWWVSQDVGMDKQLLRHIMSLTMGMELDESTLKAFEKLTNIPGYPVQTETSFTRGGFTLKTVQTLKKIERRTIEDKIFELPEGLTKLNVPVPEGM encoded by the coding sequence GTGCGCATGAAATATATCGTTCCGCTGCTGGTCATGGGCTGGGTGCTGGCCGCCGTCTGGTCCCTGGCCGCCGATTCTTTCGCCAATCTGTCGCTCTATCGAGAGGAAGAGATCGTCACCACCCAATACCCGGGAGAAAAACAGACCACGACCGTCACCCGGTCCTGGATCAAAGGCGTGAAAATGCGCACCGATACCGGCGACGGCGTCGAGATCAGCTTGATCCGGCCCGACCAGGACAAGGTCTACAACATCAATCTGCAGCGCAAGATGTACGCCGAATCGCCGCTTTCGGTTTATCGCAAGGCGGCGAAACTGTCGCTGGCGATGCTCGGCAACGACCCAACCTACCAGTGGACGGGACGGCAGAAGAAAATCGGTTCGTGGAACTGCCGGGAAGTCGTGGTCGCCGACGAAACCGCGCCGAATGGCGAGCGGATGAAAACCGTCTGGTGGGTGAGCCAGGATGTCGGCATGGACAAGCAACTATTGCGGCACATCATGTCGTTGACGATGGGCATGGAACTGGATGAATCGACCCTGAAGGCGTTCGAGAAATTAACCAACATCCCCGGCTATCCGGTGCAGACCGAAACCTCGTTCACCCGCGGCGGTTTCACGCTCAAAACCGTGCAGACGTTGAAAAAAATCGAACGCCGCACGATCGAGGACAAGATTTTCGAATTGCCCGAGGGTTTGACCAAGTTGAACGTGCCCGTGCCGGAAGGCATGTAA
- a CDS encoding 3-keto-5-aminohexanoate cleavage protein translates to MNKRFITCAVTGAETTREKCPNLPHTPAEIAAEAKRAYEAGAAVLHLHVRRPDGTPTNDKAVFAEAIARIRDLCPILVETTTGGAVGMTDAERLQPIDLAPPMASLDCGSVNFSNEILPNSLPQIREYARRMLAAGTRPTLECFDLGHVHNARILIKEGLLKPPYYFSFVLGVPGALPADIKSLLALIDALPPESVWGGIGIGGRGFSFMIPASLLLGGHIRVGYEDNIYLRKGVVATSNAQLVERAAFFIRELGLDVASVEETKALLGLATA, encoded by the coding sequence ATGAACAAGCGATTCATCACCTGTGCGGTTACCGGCGCCGAAACGACGCGGGAAAAATGCCCCAACCTGCCGCACACTCCGGCGGAAATCGCCGCCGAAGCCAAGCGGGCATACGAGGCCGGCGCCGCGGTCCTGCACCTGCACGTGCGGCGGCCCGACGGCACGCCGACCAACGACAAGGCCGTCTTCGCCGAGGCCATCGCCCGCATCCGCGACCTCTGCCCGATCCTGGTCGAAACGACCACCGGCGGGGCGGTGGGCATGACCGACGCCGAGCGGCTGCAGCCGATCGACCTCGCACCGCCGATGGCCAGCCTCGATTGCGGCTCGGTCAATTTCAGCAACGAGATCCTGCCCAACAGCCTGCCGCAGATTCGCGAATACGCTCGGCGCATGCTGGCGGCCGGCACGCGGCCGACCCTCGAATGCTTCGATCTGGGCCATGTCCACAACGCGCGCATATTAATCAAGGAGGGCTTGCTCAAGCCGCCCTACTATTTCAGCTTCGTGCTGGGCGTACCGGGCGCGCTGCCGGCCGACATCAAATCACTGCTGGCGCTGATCGACGCCCTGCCGCCCGAGAGCGTCTGGGGCGGTATCGGCATCGGCGGGCGCGGCTTCTCGTTCATGATCCCGGCCAGCCTGCTGCTCGGCGGGCACATCCGGGTCGGTTACGAGGACAACATCTATCTCCGCAAAGGCGTGGTGGCGACTTCCAACGCGCAACTGGTGGAACGCGCCGCTTTCTTCATCCGCGAACTCGGCCTCGACGTCGCCAGCGTCGAGGAAACCAAAGCTCTACTGGGACTGGCGACCGCATAA